Genomic DNA from Pedobacter africanus:
GGGCTGATTAAAGGAGTAAAAGGTAAGCACGAAAAGGATGACAGGGCACATGTATCCCGCAGGGAAAATTTTGTACTGGGATGGGATAATAAAGAAAAAATAGGCTTGCTTAAAAAGGAACTGGAGCTCCTGCAACAGCAACAGGAAAAAAATAAGGAGCAGATCAAACGTTTTGTTAAGGGGCTGTCTGATATTGACCTGACAAAAGACAGATTGTCTACATTCTTATCACAATACAACAGTTTTGACGAAATCAACTGGGCTGTTTTTGCCAATGAGATTCAGCAGAAAGCTGCCATGAAACAAAACCTGGAGAAAGCCAACAATAAAAACAGGGTTTTAAAAGAGCAGTTCAAATCTGTAAAAGTATTGCTTGGGGCAAATACACAAGAACTGGAAGTTAAGAACAGGCAGAAATATAAGCAGGAAGACCGGATGGAAGACCTGCAGCATGAGTTGGACAGGCATAGGGCAACACTAGGTATATTCCGCGAGAAAGAAGTGGATATTTCAGGCTTTGAGGAGGCACACCCACATCTTAAGGAAGTTGATTACGCCGGTTTCACTATTGCGAACGATGCTTTCAGGGAACACAACCGAAATGAGACCACCCGCCTGGAAAGGGAAAGGAACAGCAAAGAGCATGCTGTAGCCATCAAAATCAATGCCTTCAAACATCCGTCTGAAGAGATTACCCAGAAGTTTAAAAGCTGGCGTGCCGATGTAAATATGCTGCCGGAGGCTTCAAACCTGGAGTTTATTGGAGAGTATACGAACTTTTTAAAACGCCTGCAGGAGGATAACCTTCCCAAGCACGAGAAAAAATTTGATGAATACCTGCAGGAAACCATCACCAACAAGATTGCCGATTTCAGGTTGTTTTTTGAGAACTGGTCAGATGCCATTAAAGAGAACATCAATGTATTGAATGATGCTTTGCAGGGAATTGACTTTAAAACCAGCCCTAAAACTTATATCCAGTTGGTTATTCCGCCAAGGATTAACGAGGATGTCAGGGAATTCAGGGGCTTGCTGCAAAAAGCAATTCCAAATGTTAAAGCAATTGAAAATCTGGCAGACGGCAAGCGGCAGCATTTTGAAGAACATATTGAGCCACTGATCCACAGATTGGAGAAGGAAGAATGGCGCAAAAAGGTTATGGACGTAAGGGGCTGGTTCTCTTATAAAGCCGAAGAGTTTTATAAGGAAACAGGCACCAAATTCAAAACCTACGAAAATATGGGTCAGCTGTCGGGAGGGGAGAAAGCCCAGTTAACCTATACCATTCTGGGATCGGCAATTGCCTATCAGTTTGGCTTAACCAAAGAAGGACTGCAAACCAATTCTTTCCGGTTTATTGCCATCGACGAAGCCTTTAAGGCCCAGGACGAAGAGAAAGCAAGGTTCCTGATTACTTTGTGTAAACAGTTGCACCTGCAACTGCTGGTTGTAACACCAAGTGACAATATCCATATCGTAGAAAATGATATTTCATTCGTTCACTTTGCGGAGCGCAGAAATGAACGGAACTCATGGTTATACGATATGCCTATTGAACAGTTCCTGGAGGAACGTGAACAGTTTGGTGCTGCATAAGCAGGCTGCAAGCCATAAAAAAGCAGCGCAGATTGCGCTGCTTTTTTATGGCTATTCCGGTTCGTCTGCAGGCTCCCAAAGTTCAATGACATTTCCTTCAGGATCGAGTACATGAACAAATTTCCCATATTCATATTCCACAATCTTATCAATAATGGTCACGTTGTCCCTTTTCAATTCCTCTACCAGGGCAGCAATATTTTCTACGCGGTAATTAATCATAAAGGGTTTGGCAGAAGGATCAAAATACTTGGTATCCTTCGGAAATGTAGACCAAATGGTCGAGCCTTTTTTTGATGGATCATCGGCTTGTCGCCATTCAAACATTGTTCCATATTCACTGGTGGCCATCCCAAGGTTTTTGGCATACCAATCGTTCATTGCCTGCGGATTCTCGCATTTAAAAAATACGCCGCCAAGTCCGGTTACTTTTTTCATCAGTTTTACGTTTTACTATGAATATACGAACAAAAGAATTAATGTTAGCCTAACATTCTGTTTCATCTGTACTGCTAAATTCAACCTACTAAAAAGAAGACCATGTTAACAACACCCAAAGGGATCATCGTGGGGAGGGACACGCATTTTGTAATAGATACTCCCGGGAATATTGCTGCAGTGTATAAACGCCAGATGCTGGATCTGGTAGATTTGGGCGGTCAAGTCAAGCGGGAACGGGCTGAACCCGGAATAGAAAATGCACAATTAATAGGATTAACAGTTTATCAGGCGCGGGTAATTGCTACCTGTTGTTTAAAAAATCCGCTTTACGACTACAAACAACAGGTCTTTAAAAAGGCACAGGCTACCAGAAGTCCGGACTTGTACAATGTAGAGCTGGGTTACATTACTACCCATCCCGATTTTGAGGGTGGAAAGCATTGCCAGCAGCTGTTAAAAGAGTTTTTCCTTAAAATCAGCCACCTGAATATGTTCGCAACTACCAGAAAGCCCGCAATGAAACATATCCTTGAAAAATACGGCTTTTACCAGTTGGGTGCGCGTTATGGCGACCAGTTCGATCTGGAGCTGATGTTATATGAGGGGGCTTTTGGATAATGTAATTTTGTTGTTCCGTTCAACAATCTTATTTTTACCTTATGGTACCAATCAAAATCATCATTACAGGAACCACCGGTATGGTTGGCGAGGGTGTCTTGCTGGAATGCCTTTCAAGCCCGGAAATTGAAGCAGTACTTAGCGTAAGCCGCAAACCTTCAGGGGTTAAACACCCAAAACTGAAAGAATATATTGTGGCCGATTTTCTGGGCTTGCAAACAGAAGATCCTGAACTCAGGGGTTACGATGCTTGTTTCTTTTGCGCGGGTATCAGCAGTATCGGAATGTCTGAAGCTGATTATACCCGGATCACCTACGATACTACGCTACATTTTGCAAAGGTAGTATCCGGATTAAATCCAAAGATGACTTTTATATATGTAAGCGGAGCAAGTACAGACAGTACAGAAAAAGGCAGGGTAATGTGGGCACGTGTAAAAGGCCGTACTGAAAATGACCTTCAAAAGCTGCCTTTCGGGAATGTCCATAATTTCCGGCCGGGCATGATGAAAGCTGTTCCCGGGCAGCAGCACCTGTTAAAACTCTACAAATATTTTGCATGGATGTACCCCATTGTAAAGACCCTGTTCCCCAATTCGGCAAGTACGCTCCGACAGGTTGCTCAGGCAATGATCATTTGCGCAACTACAGACATTAGAAAACCCATTCTGGAAGTGAGTGACATCAACTCCATGAAAAAATAAATGATACCTTTATACGATAAAACAGATAGTTATGATACAAACAAAAGGATATGCAGCCCAAAGCCCGGAAACTGATCTGGCTCCCTGGAATTTTGAACGCAGGGATGTTGGTGCGCACGATGTTCAACTGGAAATATTATACTGTGGCGTTTGCCACTCAGATTTGCACCAGATTAAAAATGACTGGTTCCCAGGTGTCTTCCCGATGGTTCCGGGCCACGAAATTGTAGGCCGGGTAATAAAGGTAGGTGCACATGTGAAAAATTTCAAGACCGGTGAGCTTGCAGGTGTGGGTTGTATGGTAGACTCCTGCCAGGTTTGCGAAAATTGTAATGAAGGCCTGGAGCAATATTGCCTGGAAGGAAATACACAAACCTACAATAACCTGGACAGGAGTGGGGTGCCTACCTACGGCGGTTATTCCAACACCATCGTGGTGCGCGAGGAATTTGTATTGCACGTATCCGACAAACTCCCACTGGCTGCTACAGCGCCATTGCTTTGTGCTGGCATTACCACTTATTCGCCATTAAGGCATTGGAAAGTAGGAAAGGGACACAAACTGGCCGTTTTAGGTCTTGGTGGCCTTGGCCACATGGGTGTTAAATTTGGCGTGGCTTTTGGCGCCGAAGTAACGGTATTGAGCACATCCCCTTCAAAAGAAGCTGCTGCAAAGGCTTTAGGGGCGCATCATTTTGTAGTGACTTCTGATCCGGCACAACTCAAAGCCGTAAGGGGTAGTTTCGATTTCATTCTGGATACAGTTTCGGCCGAGCATGACATGAACCTTTACTTGTCGCTGTTGAGAACCAATGGTACGCACATCTGTGTAGGTGTTCCTTCGGTTCCTTATGCCATTCATCCCTTTGCTTTACTTGGGGGCAGGAAAAGTGTTGCCGGATCGGGTATAGGCGGCATTAAAGAAACTCAGGAAATGCTCGATTTTTGCGCAGAACATCAGATCGTTTCAGACATAGAACTCATCGACATTAAGGACATTACCGCGGCTTACGACCGTATGTTGAAAGGGGATGTAAGGTATCGCTTTGTTATTGATATGGCAACCTTATAGTAAGATGAAGAAATTAATTTTGCTGCCCCTCTTTTTTACTGTAATGACATGGAATGCCCTGGCCCAGCAAAAGGCAGAGCTTCCTGTGGGTTTACCTGATTCTATCTATTCCGGAAAACAAGGAGGATTACATGTGCAGGGCGTTGTGGTAGATGAAGTAAATGGATATGTCTATTTTTCTTTTACCGACAGGCTGGTTAAAATGGATCTTACAGGCAAGCTCATAGGAAGTGTGATTGGCTTTGCAGGGCACCTTGGCGACCTGGATTTTGATGCGAAGAACGGAAAGATATACGGTTCTCTGGAATATAAAAATGATGCCATCGGTAAAGGGATCAGAAAGGAACTGGGACTAAAAAATAAAAATGAGACTGGTTTTTATATCGCCATATTTGATGGCTCCCGTATTGTACGCCCCAACATGGACGCAGAAAAGGAAGATTTGCTGCGTACAGTTTATTTAGCGGAACCGGTAAAAGATTATGAGGCCAGCGTAACGGCAGGAACAGAAATAAAGCCTCATCGTTTTGCCTGTTCGGGGATAGATGGGGTTGCTTTTGCCCCTGAAATAGGAGCTGCAAATGGTGGTAAAAAATACCTGTATGTGGCCTACGGTGTTTATGGCGATACTGACAGGGATGACAATGATCATCAGGTCTTATTAAAATATGATGTTGCCAACTGGGACAAGTATGCACAACATCTATCGCAGGACCAGCTGCACCATTCGGGACCTGCAAAACCCCTTGAAAAATATTTTGTAAAGACCGGCAGCACACGCTATGGTATCCAGAACCTGGCCTACGATAGCCATACCGGGAATTTTTTCGCTGCAGTATACCGCGGTGCAAAAACACAATTTCCGAATTACGATTTGTTTGTAATTGACGGGCACCGGAAACCGGTAAACAGCCAGATCGTATCAGAGAACAAAAAAATAAAAGTTAAAACACTTTCTTTATTACAGGCAGGACCACAAGATCCAAAAACAGGTATCAGAGGGTGGAATTTTCAATGGGGAGCTACAGGTTTATGCCCTTTGGGTAAGGGGCTGTTTTACATCTCGCACAATGAAAAGACCAAAGACAATCAACAACAAACCACTGTTTTTAAATACAGATGGGTAGGAGACACTCACAACTCATTTATAAGAGTAAAATAAATTTTATGCGGATTAAAATTTCAATAACAGCAGCGCTGTTGTTCCTTGTTATATATAACTCGAATGCCCAGAAACTCGAAGGCGGTATTGATGTTCACGCCTTTGCGGACAACCGGGAATATTCCAAGTCAAACCGGTTCTCACAAAGTATACTCGGATTGAGGTTTTCTCCGGAAATAGGTTTGGTACTGGATAGTGTTCATCACATCAGGGGGGGCTTTAATGCCTTGCACGAATTTGGCTCGCCAAAATTTGTGAATAAGATTGATCCGGTGCTGTATTATAAGTTTGATAAAAAAGAATGGAATTTTTACATGGGTATGTTTCCAAGGCATAACCTGATTTCCGATTTTCCTCGGGCACTGCTTACAGATACACTTAATTACTACCGGCCAAATGTAGAAGGCATGCTGTTAAAGTATGAAAACAGCAACTGGAAACAATTGTTGTTTATTGACTGGACCAGCAGGCAGACTGCTACAGACAGAGAGAATTTTATTTTCGGGCTTTCAGGCAGCTTTAAAAAGGACCTGTTTTTTATTTCTCACTATGCAATGATGCTGCACAATGCCGGCGCGGCTATTGCTGTTCCAGACGATTACGTAGAAGATAATGGTGCCGCTACTCTAAAAGTAGGGGTAGACCTTTCAAAGAGAACATTTCTTGATTCACTGACCATCAATACCGGAGGCCTGATGTCTTTTGAGCGTATACGCCGGCTTGGGGGATGGAAAACACCCAAAGGGATGCTGCTGGAGATGCAGATGGAATACCACAGGATTGGGATAACCAACTCTTTTTATGCAGGTGAGGGCCATAACATTAGATATGGCGATCAGTTTTATACTGCCAAAAGATACAACAGAACCGATTTGAGCTGGCGCCCCAGAATTTACAAGGGCATAGAAGGTAAGTTTACCTTGTCCTTCCATTTTCTGGAAGGCGTGATAGACAGCCAGCAAAGCCTGGCTTTACGGTACAATTTTCAGCTCTAATTACTGGTTCAGTTTACAATTCTTTTTAAACTCTAAGAATAATTTGTAGTTTAGTGTATAGTATACTTTAACGCAATTATTGATGCAGAAAAACATAGTCATACACACTAAACTTTCTAATTACGGTGAAATTGTAAGGATACCGGTCTCTTATTCCATCATTAACGAGGATAATAACGAAAATATAAAACTGATCAGCTGTAAGGTTAATCTTGATGAATATGAAATGCCCGAATGGCTTTCGCCCACAGAATTTACGATCAGGCAGGTTTATAAAGCCGATAGTGGTAAAGGAATAACTGTGGCGGAATTAGGTAATATTGCCTGCAAGAATATCGATTCTGCTAATTTTATCAGTACTACTCATGAGCACATCAAAATAGCCGAAAAGTTTCCGAAAAAGTAAACAGTCTATTGAGCAGCTTCTACCAGTTCTAAAAATCTCTCCAATCGCCAGGCAGCAGGTTGGGAGGTTCTGGCTTCAGGAGCATGCCTCAGGGCCGTTAGCTGTGTAGCTATAAACCGCTCTATATCTATGATAGTCGTACCTGGATAAAGTTCAAAAGGAGCTTCAGGTAATTGTAAGCCATGGAGCCTGTTGGCCAGATCTTCTACTTGTTCAGGTGTCATGGCGCAAAGGTACTAACAAATTATTTTATACAAAAAGCTTAACCATACTGCCTAAACGTTTTAAATGAAAATCCAATTCATTGTCCCATTTTAAAGCAAAATTTAAACGCAGGCAATTGTGAAACTGGTCGTGCTGTGTAAACATCCTGCCCGGTGCAAAGCTTATTTTCTGTGCTATTGCCAGGTCGAATAGTTTCGCCGTGTCTATTTTCTTTTCCAATTCCAGCCACAATACAAAACCGCCCTGGGGCTGCGTGATTTTGGTGTTTTCAGGAAAATAGTCTTCAATTGCCCTCTGGTATTGCAGGCAGTTGGTATACAGCTTTTGCCTTAGGGTGCGCAGGTGATGATCGTAGCGCCCGTACTCCATAAAGTCGGCAATCACCTCCTGGTATAGTGGCGGCGTTGATATTGTGTGCAACAATTTTTGCCTGATGATTTTGTCTTTATACCTGCCCGGTGCTACCCAGCCCACACGATAACCAGGGGCCAATGATTTGGAGAATGAACCGCACCACATCACGATACCCGCTTCGTCATATAATTTACAGGGAGCTGGACGTTTTTTACCAAAAAAGATATCTCCATACAGATCGTCCTCGATCAGTGGGATAGTGTAATTGGTAAGCATTTTTACCACTTCCTTTTTATGCTCATCCGGCATGCAGCTGCCAAGAGGGTTGTTAAAGTTGCTGATCAGGCAGCAGGCCTTAATACGGGGCAGAACTTTTTTTAATGCGTCAATTTCTATTCCCGTTACCGGGTTAGTTGGAAGCTCAATAATTTTGAGGCCCAGTTCTGTCGCTATTTGCAGTATCCCAAAGTAAACCGGGCTTTCCAGTGCAATGGTATCGCCAGGCTTGGTTACTGCAATAAAACAATTATAGATTGCATTCATGGCTCCGGAAGTTGTGACGATGTCCTGCTCGCCGAGTTTACCTCCCCAGGTAAACGACCATCTTGAAATATTTCTTCTGAGGTTGAGGTTCCCTTGTATAGGTTCATAACCCGTTCCGCTGTCGTCCATACTATGGATAACTTTAAGTACCCCTTTATTCAGCTTGGGGATAGGTAACAGGCTCTGGTCTGGAACACCTAGTGAAAACTGGGTAATGGTCTTGTCCTTCATGGTATCGAAAACCCTGATGATAAGGTCTTCGGGATGATTTCCCTTGTCTTTCAAAACTGGCTTACTGGTCTCCGGCAGCAAAAGCCTTCTTCCTGTAGACTTACTGACATAATATCCGGATTTAGGCCTGGATTCAATCAGCGATTTACCTTCCAGTTCCAGGAATGCCTGCTTTACGGTATTCAGGCTTACATCGTATATTTTTTGTACAGTGCGGATAGAAGGAAGCTTATCCCCGGTTTTAAGGGTTTGTGCGACAATTTGCTGCTCCACCGCGCTTGCAATTTTCCGGTACAGTATTTCTTTTGCCATGCTCAGCTGATTCTAATTAAATGTAATTAGCTGCAGTGATTAAGCCAGTCTACCAGCTTTTTGACTGCGTTTTTTAGTGGTTGGGTTGCCGATACAGTACCAGCTGCCGGTCCCCAGATACGCGTAAAGCGGTTTACTGTAAAGTCATTCAGGTCTTCACCAAGGCAACAGGTTTCAACGCAGCTGTCCATATTGATCCTGAAAGTGAGTTGTCCGTTGCTATTGATGTTTACAAACGAACAGGCGATGATACGTCCATTCTGCTCTGCCAGGCCAATGGGTAAGCCGAAATCGGCAGTCAGTTCGTCGGCTGAGCCATTTAAATAAAGATTCATAACCGCTGTCAGATCAGATAAGTATACCTCACGAACTTTGATTCCTGTGTTTTTTATTGCTGTTGTTTCCATATCTAAAGACTTTATGCCACAAAATTAGACAGCCTTATGTGTAGTATACAGATACAAAAACGTTATTTTTTATGGGTACAGTTGGCTTTGCAGGCAGTTTCCTGTTTTATTTTCTTTTATTTATTTTAATTTAATTACAAAAAGTATAAATTACATCAACCAAACACCATACCCAATTGATAAGCTAAGCCAATATTCCTTAACAAAAACTTAACCCAGCGCAAATACTTGAATATCTAGTTTTGCGGAGTATAACAATCCAGTTCAATGAGTACCACACCTTCTGATGTAATTTGCGGACAAGCTGATCATTTTACAAGCATTTTTAACGCCTACTGGAAAAAGCTGTATGCAATTGCCTACAGACGCTTACGGGATGAAGACCTTGCAAAAGATATTGTGCAGGATGTGTTTGTTTATTTCTGGAAGGAAAGGCACAAAATTGAAATAAATGGTTCTTTGGAAGCCTATTTAAGAAGGTCAGTTCAATATCAGATCATCGCCCATTTTAGAAAACATACCATTCATTCCAGGGCCCTGGGCTTTTTGCTGGAGAAGATGAACGAAGTGGAAATCAATATCCGCGATATTTTAACGGAACAGGATTTTGCCAATACCGTTAATTCAGAGGTTAAAGAGATGCCCCAAACCATGAAGGAAATCTTCAACCTGCGCTTTAAAGATCATTCTGTACAGGAAATTTCCGAAAACCTGGGGCTGGCCGAAAAAACGGTCAGAAATAACATTTCTATGGGTCTGGTCCGCATCAGGAAAGCCATTTCCAGGGATTTTCCGGAAGACTTTTCTGCAATCTGCCTTGCGCTTTACCTCATGCTGGGGGCAAAATAGCCCGGCGCTATTTTTTTATTTTTTTTCGGGACAAACAAAGCAGCAGTTCTACTCTATATGTAAAAGGGGAAATATATCCCAAAACTGCGATATAGAAATGAAGGCAAGCCAATTTAAAAAACTGCTTACTGCTTATTTGAAGAATAAGCTAAACAAGACAGACAAAAACCTAGTCCAGAATTGGTACGATGCTTTTGGCGAATCGGAAGCAGGAGTACCAGGCTTAGGAAACCAGCGTGAAGAACAGCTGCTGAGGGATGATTTACTGAACCGTATACAAGTTCAGTTGAACCAGCCGGAAAAGCCTGTATACCGGTTAATCTCCTTCAGAAATATTGCTGCCTCAATTGTGCTGGTTGCCGGAGCCGGGTTTGCCACCTGGTTTTTTATAGCCAAATCAGCTCAGGAGCCTAAAACAGCTGTAAATCAATTTCAGGTCATCACCACAATTTCAGGACAAATGAAAAAACTGATCCTTCCAGATAGTTCGGTTGTGCATTTGAATGCCAATTCGAGAATCAGGGTTCCGCATCGTTTTTCACTAAAAGACAGACAGTTTTATCTGGAAGAAGGTGAAGCCTTTTTTGAGGTCACAAAAGACAAAACCAGGCCTTTTATTATCCATAGCGGACAGCTGAATGTGAGGGTGCTGGGTACTTCATTTAATGTCCGTTCTTACAGGCGGCTTTCAGATATAAAAGTAGCGGTTACAACTGGCAAAGTACGTGTTAGTGGCAACGGATTGATTTACGGAACATTAATTCCCGGCCAGCAGCTTACTTACCATAAGGCGAACAAGGCGGTACAGCTCTCGGAAGTCCGCCCCTCAGATAACCAGGCCTGGATTAATGGAAAGGTTTATCTGGAAAAGGCAGGATTTGAAGAACTCGCTTTAACCATGAATAACATGTATGGGGTAAGTTTAAAAAATGAAACCGTCAATAAGGTAAAATATCAATACAATTTAACGCTACGGTCGGATCGTTCTCTTGAGGAAACCATGAGGCTGATCTGCGCCATCAATGGTCATCATTACAAGAAATCAGGTAAGGAAATACTGATCTATTGAGCCGCCAACAATTCAAACGTTAACAAGTTTTAAACCAATCTTACACATATGAAACAAAACTTACTGCAAATGCAGAAGGCAATGCGTATTACATTATTAATATTTGCACTTGTGTTTTCGGCCTCACAACTGCTGTTTGCAGTCAACGGCCGGGCGCAGGTTCTTGAACAGCGATTAAACATTTCAATAGACAAAGGAAACCTGTATCAGGCAGTCAAAAAGCTGGAAAAAGCAGGGAAAATAGAATTTGCATTTGACAATGCAGTCCTGAGCCTGGAGAAGTTCAATGTAGCCCCCCTGGCATTTAAACAAACACGCCTGGCTGACATACTGGAGAAACTGTTTGCCGGAACAAACATCGCTTTTAAAGCCGAGGGTGGCTCCAGCATCCGCTTTTTTAAAAAGCAGAAACCGGGAAAAATCAGTGGA
This window encodes:
- a CDS encoding VOC family protein; the protein is MKKVTGLGGVFFKCENPQAMNDWYAKNLGMATSEYGTMFEWRQADDPSKKGSTIWSTFPKDTKYFDPSAKPFMINYRVENIAALVEELKRDNVTIIDKIVEYEYGKFVHVLDPEGNVIELWEPADEPE
- a CDS encoding NAD-dependent epimerase/dehydratase family protein, with protein sequence MVPIKIIITGTTGMVGEGVLLECLSSPEIEAVLSVSRKPSGVKHPKLKEYIVADFLGLQTEDPELRGYDACFFCAGISSIGMSEADYTRITYDTTLHFAKVVSGLNPKMTFIYVSGASTDSTEKGRVMWARVKGRTENDLQKLPFGNVHNFRPGMMKAVPGQQHLLKLYKYFAWMYPIVKTLFPNSASTLRQVAQAMIICATTDIRKPILEVSDINSMKK
- a CDS encoding NAD(P)-dependent alcohol dehydrogenase; translated protein: MIQTKGYAAQSPETDLAPWNFERRDVGAHDVQLEILYCGVCHSDLHQIKNDWFPGVFPMVPGHEIVGRVIKVGAHVKNFKTGELAGVGCMVDSCQVCENCNEGLEQYCLEGNTQTYNNLDRSGVPTYGGYSNTIVVREEFVLHVSDKLPLAATAPLLCAGITTYSPLRHWKVGKGHKLAVLGLGGLGHMGVKFGVAFGAEVTVLSTSPSKEAAAKALGAHHFVVTSDPAQLKAVRGSFDFILDTVSAEHDMNLYLSLLRTNGTHICVGVPSVPYAIHPFALLGGRKSVAGSGIGGIKETQEMLDFCAEHQIVSDIELIDIKDITAAYDRMLKGDVRYRFVIDMATL
- a CDS encoding DUF6965 family protein translates to MTPEQVEDLANRLHGLQLPEAPFELYPGTTIIDIERFIATQLTALRHAPEARTSQPAAWRLERFLELVEAAQ
- a CDS encoding aminotransferase-like domain-containing protein, translating into MAKEILYRKIASAVEQQIVAQTLKTGDKLPSIRTVQKIYDVSLNTVKQAFLELEGKSLIESRPKSGYYVSKSTGRRLLLPETSKPVLKDKGNHPEDLIIRVFDTMKDKTITQFSLGVPDQSLLPIPKLNKGVLKVIHSMDDSGTGYEPIQGNLNLRRNISRWSFTWGGKLGEQDIVTTSGAMNAIYNCFIAVTKPGDTIALESPVYFGILQIATELGLKIIELPTNPVTGIEIDALKKVLPRIKACCLISNFNNPLGSCMPDEHKKEVVKMLTNYTIPLIEDDLYGDIFFGKKRPAPCKLYDEAGIVMWCGSFSKSLAPGYRVGWVAPGRYKDKIIRQKLLHTISTPPLYQEVIADFMEYGRYDHHLRTLRQKLYTNCLQYQRAIEDYFPENTKITQPQGGFVLWLELEKKIDTAKLFDLAIAQKISFAPGRMFTQHDQFHNCLRLNFALKWDNELDFHLKRLGSMVKLFV
- a CDS encoding RNA polymerase sigma factor; translation: MSTTPSDVICGQADHFTSIFNAYWKKLYAIAYRRLRDEDLAKDIVQDVFVYFWKERHKIEINGSLEAYLRRSVQYQIIAHFRKHTIHSRALGFLLEKMNEVEINIRDILTEQDFANTVNSEVKEMPQTMKEIFNLRFKDHSVQEISENLGLAEKTVRNNISMGLVRIRKAISRDFPEDFSAICLALYLMLGAK
- a CDS encoding FecR family protein; translation: MKASQFKKLLTAYLKNKLNKTDKNLVQNWYDAFGESEAGVPGLGNQREEQLLRDDLLNRIQVQLNQPEKPVYRLISFRNIAASIVLVAGAGFATWFFIAKSAQEPKTAVNQFQVITTISGQMKKLILPDSSVVHLNANSRIRVPHRFSLKDRQFYLEEGEAFFEVTKDKTRPFIIHSGQLNVRVLGTSFNVRSYRRLSDIKVAVTTGKVRVSGNGLIYGTLIPGQQLTYHKANKAVQLSEVRPSDNQAWINGKVYLEKAGFEELALTMNNMYGVSLKNETVNKVKYQYNLTLRSDRSLEETMRLICAINGHHYKKSGKEILIY